TCTAACATGTCATCAAGTAATAATGGTATtggctgattgttttttttaaattcagtattACATTACTAGCCATTACACCCAAATGAAATAATCACTGGGCAATCTAAAGTGTTATGACATTAAAAGGATTTATTACATTTCCAAGCCACTAAAAGGGGCATTTTATCACAAGTTGTTACATCGTTGGGTAGTTAATACATCAGATACCTCAAACTAGGTGCAGTGTCATAATGGCATACTGGTTTGTAGAAGAAAATACTGTGGACGGTGAGCAAATTAAAAGCTAGATGACAGCAGGTATAAAAAATCAGCtttattcaaaacaaatgttcaccaatacaaaaacaaatggaaagcaTTTTCACAACTGCAAATCATTGTTAACGCAGCCATATTTCCTATAGTGGTTAtgatgtgtgctttttttttttatagctgcaGGGATATCACCAACCATTACTTTGTGGGTCTTGTTCAGTAGACGCATTTTAAATGACAACTaggtgcttttttcttttttttaagatggtCTGAGGATGAGACCATTCTAGCATCTTTATCTGGAAAGTAATAAGGAACACAAAGGAAAACCTACCATCTCGATAGAAATTAATTAGAGTTATGTCCAAAAACCTGAGTAAAATAACCCTGGGAAAAATATCACATTCTGGTTCATGGTTATGTCTCGACTAAACCgatccacacactcacaactgCAAGCCAGATGTCAAACCTCAAAGGTTTTTCCAAAGACTCGCTTGACAACATCAGTCAAAAGGGACTTACAGTATTTAATGCATGTAAAACAATGCACTCCTTCAAAGTGTACTTAGGAAGAGGTCATGAAACTGGTGAAATGCTGAGCTGATTACTTATAGCAACCCTGCAGTCTGTAAGATTCTTCCAAAATGGCTGTTGGGACACCTCTGGCATGAATACAAATAAACAGGCCGAAGCAAATGGCCGTCAGCAGATAAGGTTGAAATGGGCGATGAGGCCTTATCTGACGGAGCCATAGTGGTCCTGGATGTCTTGTCAGCACTGGTTCCTAGTCAGAGTCACCTCATCGCAATCAAactgatatacacacacaagagcacACCAACACAGTCAGCACCTGCAAACAGAAAGCCGAGTGCAGTCTGTCTGTAGAGAAAACCACAGATGTGACATGTACAATCGGTGCGAATGTGACAGTGAGCAGAAcctgcagtttgtctgtgtaGGTGTGGAAaaatcaatttgtttttttgggtgaCATAATTACTCTATACTATTATAAAAAGCTTGATCTTCATGTAGtacttattttgtttatttcaccaGTCCAATCTTCTTGGCCTCAGTTTCATAAATGAGCAACCTCCACATCTTCACTATGAAGACTTCGGCTTCTTCATCAAGAACCTGAACAGGAACAGAGGGCAATCAGTTGTTGCATTTTGATGTCAGCTTTATCTATATAGCCCTTCATCACAACTAATGTGTACAAAGGGCTTTACATACCATATCATATACCACACTACAATACATCCAGCACCTGCCAAATGTGGCAGTGGTGGGTAGACTTTTTTTTCGCCCTAATCAAACAATTTAAAGTGCAGAATCACTATGCAGCATGGTCCCAATATTTACTTTACAATTAAAAGCACTAGCATAGGACAAAACATACAGCAAGtgaataaaaccataaaaattacaataaaaacaaccacattAAAACCATCAACacactttaaaatacaaataattagGTGTTGGTCCAGGCTGTAATGAAGTCAATACAGGTAGGTTTTCTGTCTTAATATGAAGATTTCAACTGTAAGTGCTTCTTTAATATGTAATTAGGCCATGCCAGTGCTATGAGGCACGGTAGACAAAAGCCAACAGATTTTTTGGTTAACTGAAGGAATCGAGAGTAAATGAAGGCATCGAGAGTAAAGATGGTGTGATGGTATATATGGTAGAATTAGTTCAGAATTAGGTAAGTTGGTGCAAGTCTATGCATTGCCTcagtaaaaagaagaaatttaaaaatcatAGACACCAGAATAAGGGTTATATGAATTTTCTAGTTTTGTCAAGATTCTAGCTGCAGCATTCTGAACAAGCTGAAGACCAGagaaattacaataataagTCTGGAAGATACAAATACATGGATTCCGGTTTCAGTATCAGACAACAGAAGGGTTCTGATTTACAGAAAATTACCACAAGACTTtaagaaaacaattaaaaaaattatatatttaaatatcagaTCAGTCATGCTGGATGAGTGTCAGATATCTTGTATTTAAATGCATGTGACACATTTAAGGACCATAATTTGCCTAATggggacaaaaaaacacacaaattcacttCACAAGCAGGTCCAGGATATAATCTGAACCAAGAAAATACAAAGCATTTCAAGCTGAGCACTACCTGTGTGGTGTCAAAATAAATGGTGCAAGGGGAGCCTATAATGTGAGGCTTTTACAAATCTGCTGGTTCATTCTCAAAGCAGCACCTAAACTGGATGTGTatccttctctctgctgttaCTCACCATAGCAACATCATCCAGGATACCCTGTGGGGTGCTGTGAGCCATCAcctagaggaggagagagaaaaatatcagTGGTATTTCCTTGTTTTACCTCCCCTTCAACTCAGAATATAATTCAACAGGCGGTCATCACATGATCGATACCTTGGAGCAGACAAAGTCCACCAATGTTGGCTCCTCCTCTCCAATGTACTCAATGATCTTTTTATTGATCCAGGGGCGAACACGCCGTTCCATTAGTGTCTGAGATGGAAGAAAGTCAGGGTTTAGTGTATAGATGGGGATCATGCTACCACTTCTGAATGACTACATACATGAGacataaatgagaaaaaaaaaaactgtaaaactgccTTTGAGCATAGCGCTGAACCTCCTAGTGAAGTGTGATTTGTGGAAGTGTGTAGCCAGCCATGCCTCTACATGTACTCCCTCCATGCCAGTTTAGTACAGGCTAATGCATTCTTCAACTTATCTGCGTAATtgatgtattaaaaaaaaaaaaactactcagAGAAGAACACCAAAATAGAGGCATGTTAATGTTTTAACTCCTCCCTGTTGCTCTCACCGTGTCGACCATGGACCAGTCCAGTGGGTAGGAGAACAGCTCAGGCTTGCCTGTGGGGATCTTTTCAATTAAAGTCTTGATGTGTTTGCGTTTCTCTTCAGTGTTGGCACCCTTGATTGCCAGCCCAGCCCCGTCCACCCCCAGGCTCTTTTCATCATCATAGTCCAGGGGCACCAGCTTCCTCTTGCGGGGCAGCTCATCGGCCTCCTCGTCATCAAACTTGTTGAAGACACTGTCGACCGCCAGCTTCTTCCGCTTAGCTGTGCTGGGTTGGCTGGGGCTGCCTGTGGCACCTGGAGAGTCAAAGGAGTGACAAGGAGCTTTTACGAACAGCAGTTTTCCTTATGAATGACAGTGTTTACTCTGATTTGCTGCACAGCTGCGTTTGGTGGCAATTTTAGTTTGGATTAGACATCTGCCCCTTTTTGTCGAAAACAAATCCCAATCAGTATGTTGTCCTAAAATTGAATCCTGCCAGAACTTCATCCCTAATCATCTATGTCCCTTTCAGCTTCCCTACTATGTCTCAATACAGAAAacgagaaaataaaatgaaagactAAAGGACTGTCTTCTAATGCAAAACCCATTCTTGGTTATGTTGACAATATAAGACTTCATCAATCTGATGTCAATGCTTTATGTTCAGATTAAGCATTATGTTTATCTTTGGCACAAACTGCCTCATGTACTCAAGTTAgtgattttttacatttccaagAATGAGTTTCAGCAACCTTCAGCTGTATATGTACTCTATGCATGTAGACGGAGACAGCAATAGTGATAGCAACAGCTTAGTTAgtttttccaaatgaaaaaacTATGTGGAAAGAGGGCAATGCTGTGGTGTGCCATGTCAGGTTGGtaaaggtttttaaaaagtatcaAAGCGGTAAGCTTCACAAGGAACCATGTGTCATTTTGACTTAAGATTTTCTGTAACACTGCATGATAACAGGAACCATCGGTGCTCTGGGCATATAGATGTTGTTGTGAAAACACTCTTGTTACGAACTCACCCAGTTTGAGGCTCAAGCCGATCTTGGGCCGGTATTCCTCCTGTGGCAGCACCTCGGGGGGCGAGTTCTCATGGGGGATGATGATGCCGCAGGGAGACTCGTCCCCAGGTGTGTTGGGGGATACGTTACCACTGGCCGATGACACAGAGGGCGCTGCTGTGATGGGGCGCATTGTGGGCTTCAGGCAAGGTTTTGCATCGGGGTTatcttcatcattttcataatcCTCTTCCTCGCCTTCCTCCACCTCGTCGTCTGAGTGGGCAGGGCGTGAACGggcctctgttctctctctgtgccggTCCCCTCGGCGTTCCCGGTGGTCTCGACTGCCCCTGTGGCGCTCCCGCTCCTCCTCGGGCTCCGGTTCTTGGATGACGGGAGGCTGTCGCAgacgctcctcctcctcctccatctggaCCAATGAGAGGCAGATATTCAGAGAATTAACACCCAATCACACAATCTTACAGACAGGAAGGTTGATAGACAAGGAAAGATGAGCACCACACACGCATAGAGATGCAGGGAGACTCTGATGATAAAGTGACCTTCACAAAAGACAATACAAGCTATGCTCCCAGACCAGACAGAtactggcaaacacacactcacaaacacaaacacaaacacacacacacacacacatgcacacgcgcttACCCTGCGTAGCTCTGCGTCAGGGTCTGGATGTCCCTCGTCTAGCAGTCTCTGTCtgatctcctccagctcctccttctctctcttcctgtcacgCTCATCCAcctccatctccttctctcGGTCTCTGAGACGCTTCTGCAGCGCACTGCCCCTAGGGGTCACACCAAAAATAACAGCCTTCAGAACAATGGCCATAGCTGCAACGCTGCATCTACCACTACAAGTCAGATCTGGGTCAAACACTATTTGTCCATATGTTTCTAGAATTTATATATACTTACTATACCAGATGTTTATAAATGCTATTATAAATCCTATTTGACCCAGGGCtaatattcactttatttatcaTTAAGAATATATTTCCCTTATTAATAACTGCACTGCAGCAAATTTATTTCTGGCACTCACCTGTAGTATTTGGGGTCATCTCTGTCATCATCATAGTCCTCAAGAAATTCTTTCAGCCGCTTGCCTTCTTTAACCTGTGGGACCATACATACATAGCTAAACACTCGGTTTTCCTCCAGGATAATAAATCTTCATTTCTATCCACAAAATCTGGTTTATGAAAATGTACCTGCCTATTGCTATGAACACACAACACTAAGTGCAAGGTTCATTATTGACATCAAGATGACATATGCACCTTTGACAGGGCTCTCTAATGGAGAACACTGGAGGCTTGTAAGTATTTCATCAAATGAATTAACTCGTGCAGGAAGATTTGCGTGTTTTATTAAGAGCTGCATCCATGGAACTTGAATGcaactccattcaagttctgtaaATGCACCATCTCGTCATGATTTGTTTGACTTAGTTACATACTGCCCAATACTGGAGTAAGCGCTTTTCATTTCTCAGGGCCAAACAGCCACATGAGAGCTTACCATTATATcaagctaaaaataaaataaataaaatttaaaatatactaCTTGGAGGAAAATTCTTTAGTTTGTACTTCAGAGatgcaaaaacatatttatccATCCAATATATGCAATAGTAAATGTTTTCAGGCAAAGTTTAAATAATTTCATCTTACCAGTGCAGCTGAAACTTGAAGCTCAAACAGATGTTTGCAGAAGTATGAACGCTGCAATCTGATTTTAAGATCAGATTTGCTGTTATTCTGGCTTAATAGATAAGCACAAAGTGAACTCCCACTGCTCAGAAATAAAAGTAGGACACTGCTAGGAACATTAGTGGGTTTTCTGTGTGCTCTTACCATTTCTCGTCGGCGTTCATCTTCCCTCTCAGCCTCTTTAGTGTAATCCCTcgctttcttcctctccctgagCTCCCAGTTTTTCAGGCGCTGTAGTGAAGACAATGTCAGTACAGCCACAACCAAATGCAAATATATTCCATCATATCAAACAAGAGATCAATTCAggtaaaattatttaaataaaaatgttcctGCAATAGTGAAATCTGTGGATGTGATATTTAAAGACATCAATTTTTCTTGCCATATGACTCCTACAACATGTTTGCATTTCTGGATgcaattatacattttttttttttttaatttcaagctACATCCTTTGAGCTGGAAGGCATTCTGTATATTACTCAAAGACACACCGACACATGCACTGTGACAAGACTGAACCTGTGACCTTCTCATTACAGAGTGgtgtctccctctttccttaCCTCCTGATAAGCTGCTTCTTTGTCTCTCAGCTTCCTCTCCAGTTTTCTGCGTTCATAcgcctcctcttcatcctcctggTCCCgtttcttgtctttgtctcGGTCTCGACTCCGCTCCCTGCACAAACAACAGTTAAGAAAGCATTATTCGTCAGTCAGAACCAACTGTACAGGCACAATTATGGTGCATAATCTGTTCACTTGTTCACCTTTGATTCAGGTTAAGTTCAATAGCACTGaacaaagtaaaaattaaagaaTGTTCAAGAATGACTGAAACACAAATTTTCCCCATAGGAGAGTTGCTGGGTCAAAATCTGATCACATGGGAGACTGTGGCCCATTGGGTGTTTACTTGAAAGTCTAtatcatgaaaaatattttcttcctctttaccTGGATCGGCTGCGGTCACTGCTTCTGTCGCGGCTTCTGTCCCTGTCCCAGTCtcggtctctttctctctccttggtTCTGCGGTCCcgctctttgtctctgtctctctcccgctctcgctctctttccctctcccgtTCCCTCTCACGCTCCTTCTCCCTCTCGCGGTCTCGtcgctctctctcccgctctcgcTCTTTTTcccgctccctcctctcccgcTCGAACTCCAGCCGCTCCTTCTCCCTCttgtccttctcctcctccagtttctgcagagcaaaacacagagaggtTCAGTCGATGGCACACAGTTCAGGAGCCAAGTCAGTCTTGACGGACAATTTTCTTATGTGCACAAATCAAGTGGTTTCCAGACTCTGACGCTAGGTTAAGTGGCTTTGCATGGTCACATGCCCTATCCTTCCTGCTCTGTGCAAAGCCTGAAAGGAAAGTTGGAATCCTAAAACACAGTCAACTGAGAGGAGCTGCGGCGACCAAAAAGCTCTCCCTCACACGTAGACATAGCTTCATCATGGATCTAAAGCAATATGCTTAGTGATTGTTGCCTAAAACCTGCAGTATAAAGCAGGGTAACAGAGATTAGCTTGAGTGATTGGAAACCACTTTAACAAGTCACAAACATCTGTTGGACATGTTCAAGTTGAGGCATTCATAACGAGAAAAAGGCGCTGCAAAAGACAATGCTTTTTCTCTCCTTAAGAGTCCTCCTTTCAGTACaaggaaaacaagaaacaaaacaaaacaaaaaaagaatagagAAACAAAAAAGCCGTCAGTCTTTTGTTAAACTAGTTGTTTGTGACTTACAGGTGTTGAACTATGGATTCAGCCCTTCGCTGCCCCTACAAGCCTTTTAAGTTAGGCCTGGGAGGAAAGCAGGTCACACGGTATACAAGGGAAAAACGTTATGGGATTCTGTCTTGCTTAAGcataatcatcatcaacaacctTTACGTCAATGGGTACAGTGACATTTGGTACAGTGCTAAAAACAAGAAAGTCATGAACATCAGTTACATTTCTGCACAGATAAATGAAATTGTAGAAGCTGTCTTACCCTTGCAGTAGTCTTCAGCAGTTCTTCACGACTCAttactctgacacacacacacacacacacacacacacacacacacacacacacacacacagcacaactcTCCCTTCATGGGCACTCCACACAAGGCTTTGACTGTCAACTGAAAACTATATAGCCATAAAACACCATCTCACGCTGATCAGGagt
The genomic region above belongs to Myripristis murdjan chromosome 24, fMyrMur1.1, whole genome shotgun sequence and contains:
- the rbm25b gene encoding RNA-binding protein 25b, coding for MSFPPHLNRPLLPPPGMPPPQYAGFPSGAPMIPVHMGIMTPTPTVLVPTSVPVVSKPAVPRKEIALMRAKENDENSGPTTTVFVGNISEKASDMLIRQLLAKCGIVLSWKRVQGASGKLQAFGFCEYKEPESTLRALRLLHDLQIGDKNLLVKVDAKTKAQLDEWKAKKKTANGNKKAEDAGEDEEEVLDEETKKRDQIVKGAIDGLIREHAADLNAPSQDDDSHRRKRKKEKKEEEDINAIDMEEDKRDLISREISKFRDTHKKLEEEKDKREKERLEFERERREREKERERERERRDREREKERERERERERERERERDRDKERDRRTKERERDRDWDRDRSRDRSSDRSRSRERSRDRDKDKKRDQEDEEEAYERRKLERKLRDKEAAYQERLKNWELRERKKARDYTKEAEREDERRREMVKEGKRLKEFLEDYDDDRDDPKYYRGSALQKRLRDREKEMEVDERDRKREKEELEEIRQRLLDEGHPDPDAELRRMEEEEERLRQPPVIQEPEPEEERERHRGSRDHRERRGDRHRERTEARSRPAHSDDEVEEGEEEDYENDEDNPDAKPCLKPTMRPITAAPSVSSASGNVSPNTPGDESPCGIIIPHENSPPEVLPQEEYRPKIGLSLKLGATGSPSQPSTAKRKKLAVDSVFNKFDDEEADELPRKRKLVPLDYDDEKSLGVDGAGLAIKGANTEEKRKHIKTLIEKIPTGKPELFSYPLDWSMVDTTLMERRVRPWINKKIIEYIGEEEPTLVDFVCSKVMAHSTPQGILDDVAMVLDEEAEVFIVKMWRLLIYETEAKKIGLVK